A genomic stretch from Telopea speciosissima isolate NSW1024214 ecotype Mountain lineage chromosome 7, Tspe_v1, whole genome shotgun sequence includes:
- the LOC122667264 gene encoding dof zinc finger protein DOF1.2 — MLQIVSRSVVMDRRWKSSAEVAPNCPRCASPNTKFCYYNNYSLSQPRYFCKGCRRYWTRGGSLRNVPVGGGCRKNRRSKSTTRTPPSTDRLSPTVILSSTTTTITTTTNTSSTGTANDASNIDLEVVFAKFFNQSQNSCFDRGHNQVDSPFSLTDSSSSDLLQFPEEQVQTQQQQQQQQGIVGMIGCDNNLVIDQDFQFIGDYEFGLEEQANRISHYTEYPDPNSYGSQSMLKDDLALWSGTTLETVLPNFSWQTSQIQGLESVITPSADHHHHLTFHPNVLLNDEDCGSFDLSGYGISSSTSF; from the exons ATGCTGCAAATCGTATCAAGATCCGTGGTCATGGACAGGAGATGGAAAAGCAGCGCTGAGGTAGCCCCTAATTGCCCTCGCTGCGCCTCTCCCAACACCAAATTCTGCTATTACAATAACTACAGCCTCTCCCAGCCTCGTTACTTCTGTAAGGGCTGTCGAAGGTACTGGACTAGAGGTGGCTCTCTTCGTAACGTTCCAGTCGGCGGTGGTTGCCGTAAGAACCGCCGCTCTAAATCCACCACCAGGACTCCACCGTCCACCGACCGTCTCTC CCCGACGGTGATCCTATcgtcaaccaccaccaccattactactactactaataCTAGTAGTACAGGCACCGCCAATGACGCTTCGAATATCGATCTTGAGGTGGTGTTCGCCAAGTTCTTCAATCAGAGTCAGAATTCGTGTTTCGATCGTGGTCATAACCAGGTGGATTCCCCTTTCAGCTTaacagattcttcttcttccgacctTCTTCAATTCCCAGAAGAACAAGTACAaacacagcagcagcagcaacaacaacagggcATTGTTGGTATGATAGGGTGTGATAATAATCTAGTAATAGACCAGGACTTCCAGTTTATTGGAGACTACGAATTCGGATTGGAGGAGCAAGCGAACAGGATTTCACACTATACTGAATATCCCGATCCCAATAGTTACGGGTCACAATCAATGTTGAAGGACGATTTGGCTTTATGGTCGGGAACTACTCTGGAGACGGTGTTGCCGAATTTTTCATGGCAGACATCGCAGATACAGGGGTTGGAGTCGGTGATCACGCCGTCGgcagatcatcatcatcatcttacGTTTCATCCCAATGTACTACTCAACGATGAAGATTGCGGCTCCTTCGATCTATCAGGCTATGGTATCTCCTCATCAACGTCTTTCTGA